DNA from Eucalyptus grandis isolate ANBG69807.140 chromosome 5, ASM1654582v1, whole genome shotgun sequence:
agtcgggggcgacggaggcaaccggcggaggggcgtcggcgtcgggggCGGCGGAGGCAGAGGCGAAGAGGCGTCGGCGTCAGAATCGGGTTCaagggcggaggcggaggctgcGTTGGcatcggcgtcggagtcggagtcggGGGCGATGGAGGCAACCGGCAgaagggcgtcggcgtcgcgggcaaccagcggaggagagagagtagaggCGTCGGCGGAGGGGGAAAGGGTGTCGGCGTTAGTGTCAcgggcaaccagcggaggagagagagcgtcggCGTCCGCATCGCGGGCAaccagcagaggagagagagcagaggcgtCGGTGGAGGTGGAAAGGGTGTTGGCATCGGCATCGcaggcaaccagcggaggagagagcAGAGGCATCGGCGTCGATGTTGTGGGCAACCAGCGAAGGAGAGCAGAGGCATcagcggaggtggaaagggcgtcggcatTGACATCGCAGTGCAActagcggaggagagagagcagaggcaTCCGCGTCCGCGTCgcgggcaaccagcggaggagagcAGAGAGGCGCGgtggaggtggaaagggcgtcgggCATCGACGCCGcagcaaccagcggaggagagagagtagaggAGGGGGAAGAGCATTCGGAGAGAAGCACCTGCGACTTTTGTTCTCCCGCAAAACGAAACGGAGAACGTGGAGaacggggaaagagagagagagagagagagagaggagtcgACAGGTCATAGAGGTcgtagaggagagagagcgtcagagtgGTGGGCCCCAAGAGCGGCGCGCCCAAATTTTAAACCTCTGACGCTGTCGCCTATGTGGAGCCACGTGTTGATCGCTGAATGGTCTTACCCTAAGCTTACGTGGAGGGTAAGACCCACCCAATATTATCGCAGTCTTGTTTGACTGTAAGGAACCAAACTTACTTGGCAAAAGACAAAGATGAGGGTATCCTTCACTTTGTGAGCATGACCGTTCTTACCATACTCCAATTTCAGTAAAAGCTATACCACGGAAATTGAGAACGGGCAGGACACTCATTTGATAGGCAGGCTAAAGACCCAAAACTCCACTGTTAGGAGCAAGAAGCCAGCAAAAACCCTTTCGTATAAAGTGTTAGTGGCTATGCCTGTATCAATAAATTCTTCCACATGATACTTGTGATGAGAGGTTCTCTGCAATTGAGAAAATCACCCTACCAGTGCATGCTCGAAGGGTAAGGATAAACGACAGGTTTCGGCAAGTGAAGAAATCCCAATACACATCTAAAGAAACCGAGGATTTGagttgacaagaaaaaaaaacaggatCTCGAAGCTTGTGaccaaaatttttcacatatgtTGCACCCAATAATAACATCCAGGAACTCTTACCTCCTACCAACCGGAGGCCTATGCATAAGGTGGTCAGTTGGAGTCTCGGTAGCCAGTGCTACTGCACCAGGGGTGTTCGAAATGATAAGATTAACCCATAGAAGCTGCAAGC
Protein-coding regions in this window:
- the LOC120293806 gene encoding serine-aspartate repeat-containing protein I-like codes for the protein MPLLSPPLVACDADANTLSTSTDASALSPLLVARDADADALSPPLVARDTNADTLSPSADASTLSPPLVARDADALLPVASIAPDSDSDADANAASASALEPDSDADASSPLPPPPPTPTILKVSLKKLCHRFDEEILESARQPWST